Within Topomyia yanbarensis strain Yona2022 chromosome 2, ASM3024719v1, whole genome shotgun sequence, the genomic segment cccaacagctgtgtagtcagcaaatttggaaactgatatctcagtaaagtgagattagcTTGctaattttcggtgaaatatctcagcactcaaacgtcacttttactgagatctcagcaaaaaattatgtttgctgaatgtcagctgttgagatttcggcagaaaatgcaaaaaaagattatgagattcggcagaaaaaattaagtgtgtatccTGGGCGCACTGCAGTCCGCTTcttgtattatttttctttcctGGTGGTGAGCAATGGTCAGGTTTAGGCCAGAATTAGACGATACATCAGATGCTGTCGACAGAACAGAACGTCCAGGTCACGTCACCGTTCCATTAGGGTAAGTTGAATTCGTTTCTCGAAAGCCCATGCACACGTTCCGGACGTCAAAGCACTCCATGCCGTTGATGCTGTGTGTGAATTGCACTGTTTAACTGAATGTAACTAAGTTTCGTTGACGTGCTGTAACGGTGACGGAAGCCTGAATCATGTCAATCGTATTTTACCCTCCTTCGCTTGTTGATCATTCCATCTGCCTTCGCTTGCGTTTGTGTTCATGTCGTCGTCGCTggagctttgattttcgctgttagatgtcggcctcttttttgttttttacttcCCTAGGTACACACCTAACGCCAGCTAATGGTTTTACTCGATTAATTTTCTTAGATTGTTTTGGcgcatggcttaccgtagtgtgccTTCTGGTTACAGAACTTGCACGAGGTCATCTGCCCAGGGTATAAGCAtagggttctttgtatgtagtCAGCACATTAAGATGATCCGCCCTCAAAGGTCCAGTAAGTTGGTATAGGTTGGCTCAGCCACATTCACACCATCCGAACACTGTTGAGAATGCCCTTGGAGAAACAGTTTCTCCAAGTGCTCTTTGTGACCAATGTTATTTCAacatacttcgacatgaatcttttaatataatccgtgctaGTACGCGGTGTCAAATCATGTAGGTGAATTTCCGTTAGGCATGTTATTCTTCGCTGCGAAGCTTTCTGGCAcggctaaggagttgaacgttattagcACTAATTGTCTCGTATggtgtgtctgtatgtgtgaAACTTCTGTAAgaacaagttccattttcaccctgatcaactgttccacctcgcgcactgtaGGTTTAAGACGGGTTTGCGAAAAGTCAATCGTAATTTAATTGTGCTCTCCCGTAATGGACGAAATTTAGTTTGTGGTTCACTCTTTTCATTCGTAGTGGGGGGTAACGGAGCTTTGTTGTGTCTATATGTTACACGTACACATTAGAGCAACGCAACGCGGGAAGTATTTTTTGCTTGCATGCTGTTGGCGAGTGGTACTCTTTTTACTTCTAATCTGTACGAGATCAGAAAGCAAACTGTGCAACATTCAAGTAAAATTATGCTGTACATCGTTCACTCGTATTGTCATTTATTCAATGAAGTAATCTGAATACAGTtttcattataattttaatatttattggAAAAAGACTTTCCTTCACGTAGTACATATCCTGAGAACCGTTTTACTCAAGAAAACTAACCATCATTGCAAAATACGAATATATGGTTTTGATAATCTAAAATTGGAAGCCAGCATGAGAAAGATATGACAAACGGATTTACCAACTATTATCACATACTTCGACAAAAGTTTCCATATTAAGCAAAGAAATTCCACCAATAGTCATCTCAACAGCATTCTGGGAGCGATGCAACATTATTGCAATATTCTTCTGATCCGACTTGCTTAACAGGTACCAATTAGTGTCATATATGGCAAGAATAATTTGATCATTCTGTGGACAACTTGAGCTGCATTACTAAGTTTCTGAATGGTTACAAAACGTTACCTTCAATGTCAGGACGGTTCCAAGCAGACAAAACTCCAACAACTGCGCGAACGTTGCAAATATGAACATTATCCTAGTCCAATCATTGGTCATGTATATAACGAACAGTGTCAAACTGAGACAAGTTACCGAAGTAATCACCTGAACGAAAACAGTTTGATGGTAGAATTCGTCCAAGTCTTCCTCGTATctatatattaaaaaaaaacaaagatctCTAAAATGTTTACCAGATACAATGTCACCAATTACCGTATAATTTCTCTGTGCATTTTACAAATTTCAGTTACTTTGTCAGTAATAACGCTTTCTTCGGACGCCGAAAGCACCAGCAGTTCGTCTAGTTCCTTCAGATTGTTCATAAACACATCTACAATTCCAAGCATATGCAAAATAAAGATCATTATTCCCATGTCCGCCGCTAGAATCCCCATTATCGCTAACACCACCAAAACCGAATGATACACCGTAGTAGCTGTGAATCCTGATTCCGTTGCTGGATCAACGAAGGGTAACTCCAGGGGCAAAATCATCATTTTTTCCTGCCGTACGACCATCATGTAAACTGGCAGCACGAAAAACGCCATACCGGCCACGGCATAAGACACGAAGAAAAACCGAAAAGCGTACAAAATAATCAGGGCGCACTTTACCATCGCAACATTATTTCGAGGATGCTCGGAGGATCTTTCATGCACTACCCGAAGATTGAGATACTTTTCCTGGAAAAAACTTTTGTGTGCCAACGCCTTGTACAGCTTGATTATACCTTGAAAACCTATGCCAATGATCGAGAGTGCATTCATAATTGCATACCAGTCCTTCCAGTGAACGGCGACCGTGTAGATCACCGACATAAGAAATGTTGCGTTACAAGCCACGCAGAGCCAGGTTCTAGAATTCCAGCGAAATTTCTCCATCAGCAGAATATCCACGCCACATTGTGTGAGAAACATTCGCAGGAAGTGAATCAATTCGTCAAATACGTCCACCGCTCGTAGTAGATGTAGTTGCCGATCATTGAGCAGCCGAACACGGGTTTGTACAAATCGAGTCATCATTTCGATCGGATTGTTAAAGTGCCTGCAACGGTTTCAAGGTTCGAAGTGGAGCTGTGATACATCATTGACTTGCTACATTTAGCAATGTGCTATGAATTTCAAATAGTCtgtttaaataaataattatcgtTGATCCACGTGGCAGTACTTCTACTACTAAGTAGATACCTCCATCCTTTCAAATTACTGAAACATTTGTTCCAGGTCGCATTTCCTTGTTCATAAGGATGTTATACCAGACATTTTTTATCGTCTAACCGTGGACAATTCCCATTGTTTATACTTCAGACATTTAAACGGAAGTAAGTATGTGAAATATCGCTCTAGAGGCGGAATTCGACTGGGtatccggcccaatgcactaacccttatgctatgcCTGAGCcatgatgacgtcccaggaaAAAAAACATCGTATTATCGTATTGGCGAAAGTGATTCTCGCGTATTGTCTTTAAAACAAGAAGTAATTCATTTatgcaaattaattttttaataccctaccgatgcaaaatcctggctacgagTCTGGTTTTAAAATATTACATGTATGAATACTTTCCAAAAGCATAAATTGTCACTGTCATCAAGCGTAATATTCCTAGCATGTTATAAATTTCAACGACCCAGATATTTATGAGTTAGCGTCGACCAGTTGGCTGGCACACAAATACGGACAATACTATTTTAAGGCCGACAATTAAATTGAATCCGTCTGTGAATCAACTCGTTTCCATAAATACTCCGATTGGGCTTGACctagtttttgttttatttattttttccattgaaATCCAGCATTGTGAGCTTTGCCAATAGTGAAAGCAAATAAAAACGGGGGAGTCTGAGTGGCTGCCAATGATGCGACTGAAACATGTAGAAAGTAGAAATAATAAAGAGTTGGCATTGAAAGTATAAGCCTGGAGCTTTATATGCCTGCAAGTAGTGGGAATGTTATCAATGGCATTTGTATTGTATAGCGCTCCCGAATCGTTGCGTCATTCGATTTCTAATACTTTTAGTTACAgctattatttcatttattaGATTTGATACATTATATTTTCCATGGTCCAGAATATATAAACCATAAGACTGTATGTCTATTtcttaaaatatttgaatatagCGCATTTATAATGTAAGTTCGCGATGAAAAGTATTAGTTTCGGCGAACACTATGTTTTGAATGGAAACAAATATTCAACATAGCGTCATGATGATTCGATGTGGTGAAAGCGTAACGCTATGTATATATCGCATTTTCCCTAAATGGATGAAGTTTGGAAGATAAATTCCGGCATTCATACAAGAGCTATAAACATAGTGGTGCATATCCAGCGTCGcacgatatttgtgctgtcaatCAATATAGCTGTTGATTCTAAAAACATAATAATCATAATCGGCAATGATACAAATGTCCACCACaaaatttggggcagctcagatatatCAATTTGGGAGACACCAAATTGATGGAACATTTAAGTAATACAAATATTCGTCTTACTTAATGTAAGAAACCGctcaacatttgcacgatctggcagggaagaggtgttagatgtaactctctgctttgACTGTGTTATGTATGAGTTAGCAAACTGACTCGCACCCAACCGGCTGTAACCAGCGTTAGAGGCCGCACACAAATGACGTACCTGTTTTCCGGCGATTTTAGACCCATGGTTTCGCCgctgattatcatataatgatacccggtatttgcattaacatacTTTTTGATTTAATGTCTTATGTGTTTTGAGCAATGTATTTTTCATTGGGACAATcaattaatccaaataaaacatcaattgtCCTTTTCATGCAACGaaagattacaaccggagcttgtccgttgcagttctttgactctgaaattatggtTTGAGGATGGTTTTGATTGCGATGACTGGTACGTTCTCGACagcacctactgctgctctagaggcactcttgaacataaaaccactctatgtgtttctgaaacaagacgTACTTTCTTCTGTATTCCGTCTTAAAGtttctgggctttggaacagtaacccaaaagatcgtgcaactaaccatacaagactgtggccccaattGGTTCTTTGGGTTGAGTATACACTTGCTGCCAGTGACCTTACCCTCACATGAATTTTTCCTTTCAGAACTttttttcaatgtgagaattcctcttcgagAGGAATAGCTTTCTGgttggatggagcgacaacttagagaatacgtagtttgttatactgacggttcatTTTTGGAGGGCCGAGACGGTGCTGGTGTCTGTTGTCGTGAAATAAGGTTAAACCAATCTctttcgcttggtagatactgtaccataTTGCAAGCAAAAATCTTCGCGATGCTGTCtggcgtacaatcggcacttcaacagcaaatttgcgcaaaagaatctattttcgTTCTGACTGTCAAACTACCCTGAAAGCGCTTAGTTTGGCAGATtcaagatcgaaattagtaatcgcatgtcgaactcaaacagaaccagttctaccaatttcgataagttggataaaccGTAAGATTCGCCCTTGAGCTGCATCCAAACAAAACATTCCTGCCgtatgtgagtccgaaaatgttaaAGAATATGCTGTATTTTTTAAGTATAATTGCAATATTCTAGTCTGGGCCCTGGCTGGGCAttacaaactcaattatcacatgaccgcttagagtgggacatggtta encodes:
- the LOC131679465 gene encoding putative odorant receptor 83c, which gives rise to MTRFVQTRVRLLNDRQLHLLRAVDVFDELIHFLRMFLTQCGVDILLMEKFRWNSRTWLCVACNATFLMSVIYTVAVHWKDWYAIMNALSIIGIGFQGIIKLYKALAHKSFFQEKYLNLRVVHERSSEHPRNNVAMVKCALIILYAFRFFFVSYAVAGMAFFVLPVYMMVVRQEKMMILPLELPFVDPATESGFTATTVYHSVLVVLAIMGILAADMGIMIFILHMLGIVDVFMNNLKELDELLVLSASEESVITDKVTEICKMHREIIRYEEDLDEFYHQTVFVQVITSVTCLSLTLFVIYMTNDWTRIMFIFATFAQLLEFCLLGTVLTLKNDQIILAIYDTNWYLLSKSDQKNIAIMLHRSQNAVEMTIGGISLLNMETFVEIIKTIYSYFAMMVSFLE